A genome region from Lactobacillus sp. ESL0791 includes the following:
- a CDS encoding type II CAAX endopeptidase family protein: MRQFLHYFWNIACMVVAFFAYSFLQSFYFYPQRIKLRLHLNTWEQAVLTALITVIILFLVFWLYKRQLAETNDWGFNRRPHWDGTRLIIAVIGVLLILLLNFVLSFFIVAGTGKTTSANQQALNQIAMQDNYMFKLMVAIIAPFCEETIFRGMFFNTFFTKNTKANKWLGIIVSGFLFAYLHDRAFSPYILVYWSMGCVLGWVYMSTKDLRYSMLTHMIYNSLGMIL; the protein is encoded by the coding sequence ATGAGACAATTTTTGCATTATTTTTGGAATATTGCATGCATGGTAGTAGCCTTTTTTGCTTACTCATTTTTACAGTCATTTTATTTTTATCCTCAAAGAATTAAGCTGCGCCTTCATTTAAACACGTGGGAGCAGGCGGTGCTGACGGCTTTGATTACCGTTATCATTTTATTTCTTGTGTTTTGGCTGTATAAACGGCAGCTGGCAGAGACCAATGACTGGGGGTTTAATAGAAGGCCGCATTGGGATGGCACCCGGCTCATTATTGCCGTAATCGGCGTTCTTCTTATTTTGCTGCTAAATTTTGTGTTGAGTTTTTTTATTGTTGCTGGAACTGGGAAAACTACCTCAGCTAACCAGCAGGCGCTGAATCAGATTGCTATGCAGGATAATTATATGTTTAAACTAATGGTCGCAATTATCGCGCCATTTTGTGAGGAAACCATTTTCCGGGGGATGTTTTTCAATACCTTTTTCACTAAAAATACGAAGGCAAACAAATGGTTAGGAATAATAGTCAGTGGTTTTCTTTTTGCTTACTTGCATGATCGCGCCTTTTCGCCATATATTCTTGTTTATTGGTCGATGGGCTGCGTTTTAGGCTGGGTTTACATGTCCACTAAGGATTTGCGCTATTCAATGTTGACCCACATGATTTATAATTCTTTAGGCATGATTCT